The stretch of DNA GCGCGCGGGCGTCTTGCCCGTCAGCTCCGCGTGCAGCTCCAGCAGCTTCTGCATGAACTTCTCGCGCTGTGCGTCGGTCACGGCCTCTCTCCCTTGGTGGGCCAGGTAGGGGGCTAGTACTTCGCGGCGGAAGACTGGCCGGAGACGATGGCCACCGAGGCCGAGGCCCCCAGCCGGTTGGCCCCTGCCTGAATCATGCGCAGGGCGTCCTCGGCCGAGCGGATGCCGCCGGAGGCCTTCACGCCCACCTGGTCGCCCACCACGCGGCGCATGAGGGCCACGTCCTCCACGGTGGCCCCCCCGGGGCCGAAGCCCGTGGACGTCTTCACGAACGCGGCGCCCGCGGCCCGGGCCAGCACGCAGGCGGCGATCTTCTCGTCGCCGGTGAGCAGCCCCGTCTCCAGGATGACCTTCACCGGGAAGGGCCGGCTGGCCTCCACCACCTGGGCGATGTCCTGGAGCACGAGCGCGTAGTCGCGCGACTTGAGCGCGCCCACGTTGAGCACCATGTCGATTTCCCGGGCCCCCTCGCGCACGGCCTCGCGCGCCTCGTGGGCCTTGGCGCTCGTGAGCGCCGCGCCCAGCGGAAAGCCCACCACGGCGATGGGCACGCTGGAGGAGCCCGCCAGGATGCCCGCCACCGTGGCCACGTGGCTCGAGTTCACGCACACCGTGGCGAAGCCATGACGCACCGCCTCGTGGGCCACGCGCGTGATGTCGTCGCGCGTGGCCTCCGGCTTGAGCAGCGTGTGGTCGATGAACGGGGCCAGGTCCGCGGGGCCCTTGACCGTACCGGGGGGCACGGGCGCGCTACCCACGACGCGGGGCGTGCTGGCGGACGCGGGGGACGAGGGCGGAGCGTTGCCCGCCGGAACACCAGGCGAGCTCTTGCGGAAGAAGTCGGCGAGCTCCTCGACGACGCGCTGGATGTGCTGGGCCTCGGTCATGGCGCGCGGTCTAGCCCAAGTCCGGGCCGCTCGGGAAGCGTCGGCACATGGGATAGAGTCCTGAGCGACATGGCATTCGCGCGGCACCTCTTCGCATTGATC from Cystobacter ferrugineus encodes:
- the deoC gene encoding deoxyribose-phosphate aldolase, with translation MTEAQHIQRVVEELADFFRKSSPGVPAGNAPPSSPASASTPRVVGSAPVPPGTVKGPADLAPFIDHTLLKPEATRDDITRVAHEAVRHGFATVCVNSSHVATVAGILAGSSSVPIAVVGFPLGAALTSAKAHEAREAVREGAREIDMVLNVGALKSRDYALVLQDIAQVVEASRPFPVKVILETGLLTGDEKIAACVLARAAGAAFVKTSTGFGPGGATVEDVALMRRVVGDQVGVKASGGIRSAEDALRMIQAGANRLGASASVAIVSGQSSAAKY